The region tggctctgtatcatataatcactacacagatctgagggaacacttaactgattcactgtttaggtaggggacacaattttgctataggcctcttaatatccccattagcagtttttaccattaccacacacacacacttatcaggaccgggaaacagctggtcaatgacacccagcctccacaccaagggaggcaaattatcctccttgaccagcacatgatcgccgatctggggttgccatgctccttccgatgtccattttttgcgttgctgcagatcatgtatatattctgtggtccacctcttccaaaaggactgatgcaactgctgcacaagttgccatctgtgcaacctgttggcgggaacctcaaggatagagggttcaggatgagcacaaagcggctgtccgattaggaaatgaccaggagtgagagcagcaggaggatctaggtcatcagagagaagacacaacggccttgaattcaagcatgcttctatctgaattagCACAGTAGTCAATTCTTCAAATGTCAGCACTGCATTGCCGACGACACGTTTGAGAtgcgacttcatgcatttgattcctgcctcccagagtccaccaaagtgaggggcacgaggtggagtgaacctccaactgattccctctgaggttgaataattcaccacaccttcaacagtaacatcgttggagagaaaacttttaagctcattgtctgcacctacaaatgtggtaccattgtcactgtccatgtgagaaggtttccctccTCTTGCGATGAATCTCCTGAGGgcggccaaaaatgaacttgttaccaagtcactaactaattctaagtggatggccttggttgccatgcaaatgaataaagcaatataagccttggtggtaactttactccgccttctaccatgctttacagcaatagggcctgcataatctactccacagtgctggaatggatgagactggtttactctagctgcaggtagctgacccatgagctgaactgctgtcttggactttagcctaaagcattttatacattttatGATAACTCCCTCGACTGTGTCACGCCCATTGGGGATCCAGAACCTCCTACGCAACATATCCAACAAAAGTTGTGACCCAGcgtgcaacagattttcatgttcatctataatgagaatttttgtcaaatgatgcttAGGCGGAACGATAATAGGACGGCACTCATCATATGGTACATcagcattcattaatctccctcccactcgtaaaataccttcggcatcaacaaacgggtgcaaatcccttaatttgctattaGGTGGAATAGGGGAGCTGGCCTTCAAcaaagcgatctcattaccatattcatgcatgaatgcagcgtattccttctgcagattcggttgccttttaaacctcctctcaagatgcgccaatctccgagatgcttgtcgtcgtgattcgcctaatgatttacagtcaggtttcactggtagtcgaaccacaaatctcccttcttcatctcgttttcgtagacagttcctctaactcccaaaacctttgcagtttggcatctaaactgtcacctctaacaaagcacgaggtcactgtagaacgaggcatgttgcatgctggtgaaggcatcctaccagacaaaatccagccaaatcTTGATTCGACCAGTGAAGGATGACTTGGTTTCACCAACCTTTCCTTAgaaacaacgtcaaagaaaacctcagcaccaagaattaaatctactgtggcaggcttgttgaattctggatcagcgagcggaagattacatgggacactccaggaccttgtgtctatcttgctcgctggtaggtcactggtaacatgatctacgacagcacaagtggctctgacacgaaagtcgttgaccctagacgacagttcaacatcacaagtgtaagacactgaggcaGCAAAGGCATTGCTTATAcccttcacaggaaacgaatgtttacttcgtttcagttttaatttctctgccatgcccttagatataaaggatagctgactcgcactatctagcagaactctgcaaacctgctgtctacccatgctgtccttaatgttgacaacagctgttgctaacaaaacattacaatggatgTTTGCCTTCCCGTTCGTAGTTTGATGGGCCAGGGAATGGCCTCCTGGTtcactattctgcccattccttggttcagcaggcttgtggagcagtacgttgtgccttcctttacaggtcttacaaggagaaatcctgcatatagtcgagaaatgaccagagcggatgcacaaaaaacaaagcttattttttgtgacatatgcctgccgctcatcgacatttagtgcttgaaaccccttgcatttagtgatagtatgaggttcactacaaaaattacatgattcctcagcatcggcattagcgagatgagccctcctcacatgtcttgtttgatttaaattattaacattttcttgcaaatcccttgaggtgttatccctgaacctgatcaactcaagggcctgacattttgtttccaaaaaatctattagttgatttaatgtggtgaatgtcgacccagacatctttacctcccactcatgacgatctgtgggtcgcatactggacagaatctcttccgaaagaataacttcatgaagtggaacatcaggtttgagagcttctaaggccttcaaatggttgcatacgtgattaattagttgcctataatcgctTGCTGCGCCGTGGCCGactgtaggcaaggccaacaaagccttagcatgtctggctgcaattatttttgggttattatacctctgcgtaataagtccccaggctatcgctagatttcctgctgtggcaggtatatgtttcaaaaggtccttagcttcacctcgcaaagacgaattaaggtaatgaagtttttgaacgtcatcaattgaattgttattcataatgagactcaaaaacgtatccctgtatgatgaccactgaaggtagtcaccttcaaaatttggcaagttaatagcgggtagtttcaaagaactgacactgcctgatggattcgagcccaaaggctgcggaatctgggtgtacctcttcattgaacccttgagagtggattcaacaaagtcccacgaatcctcgaattctgctcctgattcgtcttcaatttccagccgtgtttgagacgactcgtaatcagtctgaatccgagtcaatcgatttaattttgattccaacatttcgatgctggcactgtgcagactgcacaaagctcgctaagcgcgcgagagcggcctttgctacaactctctgcttgactaattttgttttctctgaggactccattttaggaccaggaagatgatagcaggaagccaacagttgcacttaccaggctgcagcggcagtacggactggaacagcagcggcGTCACGGCAGGCGTTGCAGTCTCCGACGGCGCGAAGTTTCGGCgggagcaggaggtgacgtcaccgaCGATGCTGCACCGACGCGATTCTGTGCCTCCCGCGtttgaattagagacacattaaatgttcacaaatatgtccccgatcgtcgttgttaaggctgttattgtcgaagtcccgaacaggccttgggacacTCGATAGCAGGCAACAACGAAACCGATCACGTGCGCAACTCACACGTGGTTTTTTAGAAGTTCACTAATACCGGAAAATAAAtccgcgcgaacgtaaattccgcgtggtcactgtatccggcccggaggaccaaaaaatgtgcgcgcgggctcttcttcccaTGGTGGCACATtgggtgtgaatgtatagtgcgagagaacttactgtcctccccttgtttccactcacaataactagacggaacaagttgtctgttataattgtttattacattaaacgttacaacttgcacaggcagcacgccaactgcggctcctggcttagctggaagacatacacgcccgaccgctacggggtctcgcagctacctgctcgtccgttacaacggctaatcctatagtctgtctgtaaactgaagagcgagcagcgcctttggtgggggaagtggcctttcccggaagaacgctgccactggcctacagggccacccaaaatcagttgccctgtTACCCGTCTAGCGGTGTAGTTCAGCGTGCAGTGATAtactgatatacgtcgtttctgtttgtgGAATCTTTGTTGCCAGcgtcagtcagttgactttgtgtactcacagatatacttcagtatcccgatgtgatggataatcgccctgcattgcaagaaaatgtgcggaatacgaagaagaggaggtatttgcggagtaacgagcgttcgatcgtctctaacgttattacagcgtgtgttaaggaggcaacacaaaaagaactgttggttaacattaacagccccaatcaaagggctgcagtttatgcaaacgtcagcctcgccactataggacgcataaggaaggaacatgaaaacaagccgcatggtttactggaatcgccgcgaaggaaaactgataatttagggaggaaacccatcgtcatagacagtttcacaaaatcagtcattcgacaaacgatggaggacttttacataaaccaaaaaatagtgccgacattacggaaattgcttaatgccgtgaaacaaaaaatacattttccttggcagaaagatgttttacacaagacattgcgtgaaatgggatttacctggaaaagatctgtaagtaaacgaaagattctcgtagaaagaacggatataattgactggcgatgtaagtatctgatccaagtgaggaaattaagggagctaggcagaaaattcttttatattgatgaaacttgggtggacaataacattacttacagaaaatgttggcaggGCCCTGGCGTTGAGGGCATTATGGACAATGTTAGCGGAAGCAATAGGATTATAGTGGTGAATATTGGATCAAAAGATGGGTTCTTACTCAACGCACAGTTGGTTTATAAAGCGGGTTGTGCAACAGGAGACTACCATgggcaaatgaactacgaaaatttttcCAATTGGATATCGAATAAAGTGATTCCGAATCTGCCAccgaactgtgttattgttatggacaacgcttcatatcacaacaaggaacacaacaaagctccaactaggtcctcgaataaaagcgaaatgattgaatggttattaaaaaataaggtggaagctgagttgacaatgagaaaaacaaaattatttgatttaattaaacaacataagccggaagacaaagtatttgaaattaataaaatacttgaagcccatggacacactgtgctgcgacttccaccatacaactgtgacttaaatccaattgaaatggcgtgggcaaagctcaagaatttcgtcagaggaagaaatattcttggagatatttgcatgacgaagttgctgcagttggtgaaagaaggtATGTAGACATTTTCTGAGCTTCCATGTTTTATTCCGAACTAAATTTTGCCGTAACCGAAAGAGAGCGTATACAAAAACTTGTCCCAATTGTTACAGGTTTTGAAACGATAAGTCAAGATGACTGGAGTGCATACTGCCTCCATGTGGAGAAACTTGAAAGAGAATATTGGGTTAAGGATGGGGTTATGGAAGACATAATAGACGctatagttattaatttagaaagtgatgacgacgaggacgacgacgacgacgacagtaatgatagtgacaattttgatgatgacctctaaaatacgatgtatgtaaacaggcaatgaatatttttttgaaaaatatgttgtgtgttctttcaagcctgactctgctcatacactatgaaatttcttttggtagaaatgtaGTACATGGTAGTAAAAGATTTTCCAAGATAAATACAGTCAAATGTTGTCCAAAGCAATAAATACCATTATCACTTGTTGTACAAAACCAGGAATAACTTGAGAGCTTCATGGTAAAATCAATTAACGTTTCGCTAGCAGAACGTGATTCAATCACGTAATACATTTAATGCCTAGAGAACAGCAGCATATGAATATACTCTGTCACTAAAACTCTATCTCGGTTACTATTCACATGATTCTAAggaatattgcttaaaacatgtgtgcaatagctaatctaaacactactgaaatttctttcgagacatgtataccgattctggacttctatgtaaaaagcttgacatacaaggtgcgttcacatattaatttttattttttggtaagaactttacttgttaatctacaacaatgttatcctattcaaaatattccccagtacatgctacacacttatgccagt is a window of Schistocerca americana isolate TAMUIC-IGC-003095 unplaced genomic scaffold, iqSchAmer2.1 HiC_scaffold_92, whole genome shotgun sequence DNA encoding:
- the LOC124592454 gene encoding uncharacterized protein LOC124592454; this encodes MHEYGNEIALLKASSPIPPNSKLRDLHPFVDAEGILRVGGRLMNADVPYDECRPIIVPPKHHLTKILIIDEHENLLHAGSQLLLDMLRRRFWIPNGRDTVEGVIIKCIKCFRLKSKTAVQLMGQLPAARVNQSHPFQHCGVDYAGPIAVKHGRRRSKVTTKAYIALFICMATKAIHLELVSDLVTSSFLAALRRFIARGGKPSHMDSDNGTTFVGADNELKSFLSNDVTVEGVVNYSTSEGISWRFTPPRAPHFGGLWEAGIKCMKSHLKRVVGNAVLTFEELTTVLIQIEACLNSRPLCLLSDDLDPPAALTPGHFLIGQPLCAHPEPSILEVPANRLHRWQLVQQLHQSFWKRWTTEYIHDLQQRKKWTSEGAWQPQIGDHVLVKEDNLPPLVWRLGVIDQLFPGPDKCVCVVMVKTANGDIKRPIAKLCPLPKQ